Within Chloroflexota bacterium, the genomic segment GGGATTCGAGGGCCGTCGCACGTTGAGCGATCCGTACTTCTACCCCCTATACGAAGAGGCCCAGCGCCTCAACGCGCCCGTGTGCGTCCACGCCGGCTGCGCCAACACCCCCTATCGTGAGCTGGCCCGCGAGACCTTCTCCATCGCGAAGCTGCCGGTCATCAGCTCGTTCCATGCCCTCATCACGAACGGCATTCCGGACCGGTTCCCGGCGTTGCGGTTCGGATTCATCGAGGCCGCCGCCACGTGGCTCCCCTACGTCATCACGGACCTACGCCGGCGACTCGTTCGCGAGGGCAAGCCGCCGCTTTCGGACAATCCGCTCGCCGACAATCGCATGTACGTCGCGTGCCAGACGAACGACGATCTCCCATTCGTCATCAAGTACGCGGGGTCGGATAACCTCGTGATCGGGTCAGACTACGGCCATGCCGACACGTCGACGGAGCTGCTTGCCCTGCGCAACCTCCACGAGACGACGTCCATCTCGCCTGACGTTCTGAAGAAGATTCTCGAGGATAATCCGCGGGCGCTGTACGGGATCTGACGGGCATAGTCACGCTCGCATCGTGCGACCCGTCACCGTCAAGGCGACGGGGAGGCGGACGGAAGCTGCTCGAGGGCACGCTGAAGGCGCGCTCGAGCCTCCTTCGCGATTGGGTGAAGGGCGGCATTGCCACGATCCCGAAGGCCGAATCCGGATCCAGAGCGGCGACGACAACGCCGCTCTCGTCCTCATACACGGCGACGTTGCAGGGGAGGAGCAAACCGGCGTCGCGCTCCAGTCGGAGGGCCTGCTTGGCGAGGACGGGATGGCAGGCGCCGAGAATCCGATGGAGGGATGTCAACCCCCGCTTTTGCCTGAGCGTCTGCTGGACGTCAACCTCCGTCAACACCCCGAATCCCTGGTCAGCCAGGGCAGCGCGCACGGCAGATAGCGCCTGCTCGAACCCGAGCGCCGTGTGCTTTCCGATCCCGTAGGTCGACCGCAGTTCAGCGGCCATAGCGGACGCGTTTCCGACGGCTGAATCGCGCGTATCGGAAATGCGCCGGTCCAACCTCGCCTGCCTGGGTGGTTCGCACGGGTTCGCGCGGTGTTCGCCCAATTCCTACTCAGTCGGCCAGACACCGATAGAAATGGCCGGCATTGTCGCCCAGAATGCGCTCGGCTGCCGATTCCTCGAGGCCAGGGATCGCGCGAAGGGCGCTGACCGTGTTCGGCCACTTGGTGTCCCCATGGGGGTAGTCCGATGCGTACAGGATGCAGCCGTCGCCGATCCGCGCGACGACGTCGGGCAGGCCCCGCTCGTCAGGCTCGCACGAGAAGAACAGGCGGCCCTGCCGGATGTATTCGCTGGCCGGCGTGTCCTGCTTGCTGCGCGTCGCGATCTGGTCGTCGAGGCGCTCCGTCCAGTACGGCACCCACCCGCACCCGCCCGCCTCGAAGAAGCCGAAGCGAACGTGGGGGTATCGCTCCAGCATGTGGCCCTGGAATAGGCTGGTCATCGCGACCATGTAGGAGATGGGAACCGCTACGGTCCGTGACCCGAACCATGTGTCGAACAGATCCTGCCAGGGCTGCTCGTAGACGCCGGTCACGCCGTGGATGGCGATGGCGGCCTGGAGGCGGTCGGCCTCTTCGAAGAACGGTTCGAAGTCGCGGTGATCGAGGAGGCGCGATCCCACGAGTGGCGGTGTCACGGCTCCCACACAGCCCAGCTCGACCACGGCGCGGCGAAGCTCATGCGCCGCCTGGAGCGGATCCTGGAGCGCCACGACCGCGACGCGCTTCAGTCGGTCCGGGGCGGCTGCGCATCGCTCGGCGAGGTGATCGTTCCAGGCCCGCGAGATCGCGCTGGCGACATCCGGGTTTTCGATGCCGGGATTGACGAGGATCAAGTCTGGATAGAGCACCTGGATCTGTACGCCTTCCCGGTCCATGTCCGAGAGCCGGCCAGGCACGTTGTCGACGTAGTAGTCCTGCGCGCCGATCCGGCGCGTTCCAAATCCGCCGGGCGTGCCCTGGCCGAACCCGCCGAGCTTCGGTGCGAGTTTGCCATCGATCACCCAGAATTCGCGACCGTCGAGATGAATTGGGCGGGGCTTGCGGTCGGTGGGGATGCCGTCGAGTCGCTCGGCGAAAATCTCATACGGCACGGTTACATGGGCGTCCGCGTCGACGATCATTGCCCGCGTTCCTCCGATTGTCGGGAGTGGCAGCGTCGGCGCACTCTGTCGCCGCGTCGGCGCTGAGGATGCTTATATCGGGATTGCCTTGCCGATTCAACTCGACTGTGCGAGGATGCCATCGCTTTGCACGCGCATTCGGACTGACGGGAGAGGTTTATGGTTTTTCGAAGGGGCCTGGGCGCGGTCATCCTGGTCATTGGAAGCCTGGCGGCGTGCGCGGCGCCGCAGCCGCAAGGAGGATCGCCGCGCAGCCAGGACGCGGTCGCAGCCGCCCCGAAGCACTTGACCGCCGCCATTTTCGGCGAGCCGAGGCATCTCGGCACGAACCGGACCGATCCGGGCGGTGCGCTCGGGAACGTGCCCGGCGGAGAAGCTGTCGAGGAGCTGCTTCAGGTCGGACTCGTCACGATCAACGACAAAGGCCTTCTCGAGGCGCGGCTCGCGGAAGCGGTGCCGACCTTTGAGAACGGTCTCTGGTCGTTGCTCCCCGACGGGCGCATGCAGACCACGTGGCGCATCCGCGACGGCGCCCAGTGGCACGATGGTACGCCCGTCACGTCCGACGACCTGATCTTCACGGCCACGGTCTACCGCGACAAGGAGGTTGTGGAGATCTTTCCCGTCGCCAGCATCGCGTTGATCGAGGACGTTCAGGCGCCAGATCCCAGAACGGTGACGGTCACCTGGAGCCAACCGTTCATCGAGGCGGACTCTCTGTTTAGCGGCGTGCTCGCGCTTCCGCTGCCGAAGCACCTGCTGGAGGAGGCGTACGCCGAGGACAAGGCGCACCTCATGGACACGCCGTACTGGACCGACGCCTTCGTCGGAACCGGGGCCTACAAGCTGAAGGCGTGGGCGCCCGGCAGCCACGTCGGGCTCGAGGCCTTCGATCGCTACATCATGGGCAGGCCCAAGATCGATCAAATCGAAGTCAAATTCATCTACGACGCCAACGCGCTGATTGCGAACGTGGCCAGCGGGGTCGTCGATCTCACGATGGGACGCGGGCTGGACATCGAGCAATCGCTCTCCGTCAAGGAACAGCGGGCGGACGTCGAGCCGCTCTACGCTCCGGCCGGTTGGGTGCCGATTTACCCGCAGTTCGTCAATCCGAGCCCGCGCGTCGTCGCGGACGTTCGCCTGCGCCGCGCGCTCCTGCTGGCAATCGACCGCCAGCAGATCGTCGACTCGGTGACGCACGGGCTGGTCCCAATCGCCCACAGCTTCGTGCATCCCTCGGAGCCGCTGTATCCGGCCATCGAATCGAGCATCGTGCGGTATGGGTACGATCCGAGGCGCGCGACAGAGCTCATCGACGACATGGGGTATTCGCGGGGCGCCGACGGGATGTATCGCGACGGAGGCGGTCAGCCGCTATCGGTCGAGCTGTGGACGACCGCCCAGCGGGACCACCATCTGAAGTCGATCTTCCCCGTTGCCGATAACTGGCAGCGGGTCGGCGTCACCGTCGAGACGAACGTGGTGCCAATCCAGCGCGTTCCCGATCGAGAGTACCTCTTCAACTTCCCCGCTTTCATTCTCATCGGGCTGGGCAACGGTCTGCGCTCGGCGGACGTGAAGCGATATCACAGCAGCTTCGCTGGAACGGCGGAGAACCGGTACCAGGGCGGCAACATGGCGCGCTACATGAATCCGGACCTGGACGCCCTGGTGGACACGTACACGGTGACGATCCCTGTGACGGAGCGGGGAAAGGTGCTCGCGGAGATCGTGCATCACCAGACGGACCAGGTAACGTACATGGGCCTGTTCTTCCAGCTTCGACCCGTGATCGCGGCGCAGCGGCTGGTGAACGTGACGCCCGGTCACCAGACGGGCACGCCCGCGTGGAACGCTCACGAGTGGGATCTGCGGTAGGCGAGGACCGATTGACCGTCCGGCGCTGGGATGTCCCGGCCGGGTCTCGCACTCCACGTCCTGATGTGCGGGTGTCGGGCGAGCGAGCCAAAGCCGGAGTTGCAGCCGATGGCGCCGTCCAGAGCCAGAAGACAGCCAGGATGCCGGCGTTGATGCGGCCTCCGAATCGCGTTGGCCGCATCGCGACCGCGAACTGCCGTGCGCCGAGGAGACAGGCCACGATGTGCATCGGCCAAATCGACGACCCGGAGCCCCCCGATCAGCCGACAGTTCCGTGCAGGCGGTAAGAGTTGGTCGACCTCCCAGCGTGGATAGGACGGCGGGATGGTTCGCTGAGCGCGCAAAGGTGTTGACGTCGGCCCTGTTTGCACACCGAACAGGAGCACGGGCGACGACGATTCGCCAGCGCTCGATGCTGAGCGTCACCCGATGCGCCTCCTCGGACGTAGCCACAGGTGATGCACCGGCGAGCACTCGAGCGAGACT encodes:
- a CDS encoding amidohydrolase family protein; this encodes MIVDADAHVTVPYEIFAERLDGIPTDRKPRPIHLDGREFWVIDGKLAPKLGGFGQGTPGGFGTRRIGAQDYYVDNVPGRLSDMDREGVQIQVLYPDLILVNPGIENPDVASAISRAWNDHLAERCAAAPDRLKRVAVVALQDPLQAAHELRRAVVELGCVGAVTPPLVGSRLLDHRDFEPFFEEADRLQAAIAIHGVTGVYEQPWQDLFDTWFGSRTVAVPISYMVAMTSLFQGHMLERYPHVRFGFFEAGGCGWVPYWTERLDDQIATRSKQDTPASEYIRQGRLFFSCEPDERGLPDVVARIGDGCILYASDYPHGDTKWPNTVSALRAIPGLEESAAERILGDNAGHFYRCLAD
- a CDS encoding peptide ABC transporter substrate-binding protein, which gives rise to MVFRRGLGAVILVIGSLAACAAPQPQGGSPRSQDAVAAAPKHLTAAIFGEPRHLGTNRTDPGGALGNVPGGEAVEELLQVGLVTINDKGLLEARLAEAVPTFENGLWSLLPDGRMQTTWRIRDGAQWHDGTPVTSDDLIFTATVYRDKEVVEIFPVASIALIEDVQAPDPRTVTVTWSQPFIEADSLFSGVLALPLPKHLLEEAYAEDKAHLMDTPYWTDAFVGTGAYKLKAWAPGSHVGLEAFDRYIMGRPKIDQIEVKFIYDANALIANVASGVVDLTMGRGLDIEQSLSVKEQRADVEPLYAPAGWVPIYPQFVNPSPRVVADVRLRRALLLAIDRQQIVDSVTHGLVPIAHSFVHPSEPLYPAIESSIVRYGYDPRRATELIDDMGYSRGADGMYRDGGGQPLSVELWTTAQRDHHLKSIFPVADNWQRVGVTVETNVVPIQRVPDREYLFNFPAFILIGLGNGLRSADVKRYHSSFAGTAENRYQGGNMARYMNPDLDALVDTYTVTIPVTERGKVLAEIVHHQTDQVTYMGLFFQLRPVIAAQRLVNVTPGHQTGTPAWNAHEWDLR
- a CDS encoding amidohydrolase family protein, with translation MTVIDADCHVIENDHTWDYFDEEEASLRPLSLVSTRPESQGKRFMSIDGRLRTVGFAEPRGSAGEEISGYTKTSAVSRTLADVEARLRHMDELGVDVQVLYPTLYLTELTSRPKVEAAMCRSYNRWLGDIWEQSDNRLRWVAVLPLLDMKEALSQLRWSMDHGACGIFMRGFEGRRTLSDPYFYPLYEEAQRLNAPVCVHAGCANTPYRELARETFSIAKLPVISSFHALITNGIPDRFPALRFGFIEAAATWLPYVITDLRRRLVREGKPPLSDNPLADNRMYVACQTNDDLPFVIKYAGSDNLVIGSDYGHADTSTELLALRNLHETTSISPDVLKKILEDNPRALYGI